CAAGCTCGAATACACCGGTTACAATGGCTACACGAAAAAGCAGGGGGTCTATGTCCCAAGCGTTAGGGTCTATAAGTTCACCCCGTTTGCAATACACCGCATCGAGGCCATGATGAACGGAAACTGGACTAGAGTTTATGATTCGATCAACGGCGGCGGACTAGAGGTTAAGAGCGGCAACACTACTCTGCCCTTAACTGGCGAACAGAAGCTCAGGCTCTACATTTCGGCGTTTGGAAGAGACGTAAAGAACGGAACGCTGATATTTGAAGCCTACAACGGTACAGAGCTGGTTGACAGGCAGGTTCTTGTGAAGAACCTCAATATTGACCACCTCAACGAAACTCCCGTTGAGGTCACCGTGAAGATTCCGCAAGCAGAGAAGTACCGCTTCATCCTGCTCCAGGAGGGTCCCGTTGGTGTCACAAACGGCCCTGTTTACGTCAATGGAAAGCTCGCAAATCCAAGCATGCCGCTGAAACCTGGGGAAAGTGGCAATATCGAGCTTACGGAGGCGTTTGAGAAGGACTACACGAACGTCAAGTTCACTCTGAGGGGCGTTGTTTACTACTACGTGGCACCCAACGGCAACGACATAAACAGGCCCGAGTTCTACCTTGAGCCTCACATGGACATAATCGGCTACATCCCTGTTGCAGAACTGGATAAAGTCCAGGAGGGGGACAACTTAATCAGAGGTCAGGCCAGCGTCCCGAAGGACTTCTTCGATTCATATATCCAAGAACTGAAGCAGAAGTACGGGGACAAAGTCGTGGTGGTTGGCAAGCGCCTTGAGCCGATATTCCTCACCCAGAAGGAGTACGTGCTGTGGGAAGGCCATTAGAAATTTTCCAATATTTGGCCCCCTAATTTTAGATTTTTTCCAACATTTTGTCGATTCATCTTGTATTTTATACAAAGAGAACAGAAAACTTTAAATTCTGAACGGCACAAAATAGCATCGGGCGAGGAAGGTGTTTGAAGTTATACCAGAGAAGTACAGACCCCTGATGCAGAGGCTTTTCATATCCAAGATATCAGACGCCTTAGACTCCCTTGGGATGAGGTTAGTGAGCAGTTCGATTTACGTTAATCCTGTCGGAAAAGAGGTATTCCTCAGGTTTCATCTTAGGGTGATTCAGACGAGTTTGGCAGGTTCTATTGATGTTGAGCCGACCGTTAAAGGACTTATTGAAAAACTTGTAATGGAAGCCAACGAGTCGCTTGGGAGGGTTTATGGTGTAACTTTCATAATTGAGGACGTTAGTATTGAGCAGGAACTCCCAAAAGACCACGAAAGTCTCCAAGATCAACCCAAGTTGGTACTTGACGTCCCCCTCGAGCTGGAGGGACCTTTCAGACGGATTGGGAAGGGGCTTGTGATTTCCTTACGGGAATGGGGAATAGCCGCGGCATCAATCGTTTTGGGAGTTGACCCCTCAGGTTTAAATCGCGTTAGTCTGGTCGTAAAGCTGAGAGAACCGATGGGAAGGGAAGAAAAGGCTTCCCTCGTTAAAGCTCTCAGGGAAAAGCTTGCGGGGTACATAAAACTCTTGATAAAGAAGCCGATGCAGACTTCTGTTAAGATCATTGATCCCAGCGATAAAGTCGTTGCCAAGGTAATGAAGAAAACAAAGCTCATGGAGAAAGAAGTGGAGAACATCATCGGCAACGAAGACGTTAGGGCTATCATGAAGGCCCTTGGAAAGCTCTGAACCTTTACTCATGTTCCTTCCTCTTCTCCTCGCGTGAGTGAATGTAATCCAGTAAAGGCTGTATCCTCTTCCATACTTCACTTATCGGCCCGTCGCCGTCAACCCTAACGTATATCCCCTTGGCACGGTAGAACTTGATTATCGGCTCCATGTTCTTTGAGTATATCCTGTACCTCTTCCTGACGACCTCTTCCCTGTCGTCTGCCCTCTGGATGAGCTCGGAGCCGCAGACATCACAGATTCCTGGCACCTTGGGTGGATTGTACTTTACGTGATAGACTGCTCCGCAGTTGGGGCATATCCTTCTCCCGGAAATCCTCTCAACGCTCGTGTCCTCATCGATGAAGATTTCTAGGGCCAAGTCTAGCTTAATACCATGGTCAAAGAGGTAGTTCTCAAGGGATATGACCTGTTCTGGCGTCCTTGGGTAGCCGTCAAGGATAAAGTTCTCCCTCTGGCGGCGGAGCTTTGAGATTATCAGGGTGTTAACGATGGTATCTGGAATGAGGTCTCCCCTGCTAAGGTAGGCCTCCATCTCCCTGCCGAGAGAAGACTTCCTTTCGATTTCTCTCCTGATGAGGTCTCCCGACGAAATATAGACGAGGCCGTACTTTTCCATTATTGTTCTTGAGTGCGTACTCTTCCCGCTTCCAGGCGGGCCGAAGATAAGTATGTTCACGGACGACCACCAATAAATATTTATGCACCCGAAGTTGAATAAACTTTTGGTGGTGCCGATGAAGTTAAACACCGGCTACGTCCGCGCCAGTGGTTACGCTCACAAAGTAAGGAGGGTGCTCTTTGCATTAGTTAAGGGAAAAGTTGATCCCAAGGAGGTCGTCAGGGCCGCTGGAGAGCTTAACTCAAAGATATTTGAAGAGTTCCAGAAGTTAGGTGTTGAGAAGGAAGACGTTGTCAGGATAAGCGTTGAGTTCTCCATCAAGGATGGTTCAATAGTGTGGGACTACGACACCCTGTCTATCGAAGTCTACAAGAAGAGCGAGGAGGAAAGGCTCGCAAAGGCCATGGAGGAGGTTGAAGCAAGGGAACGCGAGTTAGACCAGAAGATAAGAGAGGTCGAAGAGCTGGCGCTGAAGCTGAGGAGTGTTGCCGAAGAACTCGTGGAAAAGATAGAGGAGCTGAAGCAGGAGCATACATCCCTCAAGCTGAAGGCTGAGATGGAAGAGAGCTGAACTTTTTTCTAAGATTTTTCAGAAATGAAAGGTATAAAAGGACAAAAAAGTTGCTAGGACTACAAAGTCCACTGAACGAGCTTCCTGACGGCTTCCCTCAGCTTCTCCTCGTCCTCTGGCGTTGGGTAGCCTTTGCTCTCAACTGTCGCAACGTGGTCGAACTTGCTTCTGGTGATCATCGTTTCGATTTTCCTACCAGCAACGCCGCCCCAGCCGAAGGCCCCGACAATGAGAACGGGCTTTTCGTAGTTGGCCTTGTCAACGATCTCGTAGAGGGCGTAGCGTATTCTCGGGTGTATCTCGGCCTCGTAGGTTGATGCGCCAATTATCAGGGCTTCAGCGCTCGGAACCTCGCCGAGTATGTCGCTGACCGCTGGAGCTTCCTTGTCCGTGAAGCGGTAAACTACAGGTTTCTTTCCGTGCTTCCTTAGTTCATCAAGAACGATCTCCATTCTCCTTTCAACGAAACCGTACATGGAGTCGTAGATGACGAGAACCTTGTCCTTTTCGGAAACCCCTGCACCAACGCGCTCGTAGTGTTCGAATATCCTGAGCGGGTCCCTCTTCCACACCAAGCCGTGGCCGGGGAGTATCATCCTAGCGCTCTCAACTATTCCAAGACTCTTCAGCTTCTTGATGTTCTGGACGATGTACTTGTGGTAGTGGCCGATAACGGTGACGATGTACTTGGTCACGTGCGGGAGGTACTTCTCCACGAACTCCTCATCGCTGTCGTCGATGGTTTCGGGAATTGAGTACCCGCCGCCTGCGTCGCAGGAGAAGATTATCCTGTCCTCAACGACGTAGGTTATCATCGTGTCGGGCCAGTGAAGCCATGGAACTGCTATGAATCGGAAGGTCTTTCCGCCGATCTGCATCTCCTCGCCGTCCTTGACGACCTTGAAGTTCTCGACAACTTTGTCTCCATAGAACCCCTGAAGGAGGTTCCTCGCGAACTGGGTTCCTATCACCTGGGCCCTGTAGCCGTTCTCCTCAAGGACTTTGGGCAGGGCACCGCTGTGATCTGGCTCTGTGTGGTGGACGATTATGTGGGTTATCTCCTTTGGATCAACGAGCTTCCTAAGTGCGTCCATAAAAAGGTCGGTGTACTCCTTCTTTGTTGTATCAAAGAGGACAACTGCACCGTCGAGCTTCATCAGGTAGGCGTTGTAAGTTATCCCCTCGGGAATGTCCCATGTGGCCTCGAAGTACCTTATTTGGTCATCATCAACCCTTATGATGTAGAGCTCCGGATCAGTACAGAGCTTTTCAACCCACAGCCTCGGCATTTCCATCACCGAACCCCTTTGGTGCGGAAACA
This sequence is a window from Thermococcus kodakarensis KOD1. Protein-coding genes within it:
- a CDS encoding adenylate kinase; this encodes MNILIFGPPGSGKSTHSRTIMEKYGLVYISSGDLIRREIERKSSLGREMEAYLSRGDLIPDTIVNTLIISKLRRQRENFILDGYPRTPEQVISLENYLFDHGIKLDLALEIFIDEDTSVERISGRRICPNCGAVYHVKYNPPKVPGICDVCGSELIQRADDREEVVRKRYRIYSKNMEPIIKFYRAKGIYVRVDGDGPISEVWKRIQPLLDYIHSREEKRKEHE
- a CDS encoding single- stranded DNA-binding family protein, yielding MKLNTGYVRASGYAHKVRRVLFALVKGKVDPKEVVRAAGELNSKIFEEFQKLGVEKEDVVRISVEFSIKDGSIVWDYDTLSIEVYKKSEEERLAKAMEEVEARERELDQKIREVEELALKLRSVAEELVEKIEELKQEHTSLKLKAEMEES
- a CDS encoding FprA family A-type flavoprotein — its product is MPRLWVEKLCTDPELYIIRVDDDQIRYFEATWDIPEGITYNAYLMKLDGAVVLFDTTKKEYTDLFMDALRKLVDPKEITHIIVHHTEPDHSGALPKVLEENGYRAQVIGTQFARNLLQGFYGDKVVENFKVVKDGEEMQIGGKTFRFIAVPWLHWPDTMITYVVEDRIIFSCDAGGGYSIPETIDDSDEEFVEKYLPHVTKYIVTVIGHYHKYIVQNIKKLKSLGIVESARMILPGHGLVWKRDPLRIFEHYERVGAGVSEKDKVLVIYDSMYGFVERRMEIVLDELRKHGKKPVVYRFTDKEAPAVSDILGEVPSAEALIIGASTYEAEIHPRIRYALYEIVDKANYEKPVLIVGAFGWGGVAGRKIETMITRSKFDHVATVESKGYPTPEDEEKLREAVRKLVQWTL